The segment ATTGATATTAAAAATAGATATAACTTATCTTATGAACAGTTTGATACATTACACAAAAGATTGTTTGAGTTTATAAAGGAATATGGAAGTTAAAGATTTCATAGTTATAAAAAGGAATGTTAAGTATCCGAGGATTGAGTTAAAAGGAATCCCTACATTAATTCTACCTTATGGTTATTATGCTAACCCTGAAGAGATTATTGAAAAGCATAAATACTGGATTGAAAAAAAGATGCGGTTCATTAAAGAGATAGAAGAGAAATATAGTGGGAGAAAAATCTGTGAAAGGACAGATGATAAGTTAAAAGAGATTGTTTTGAGATTAGTTAAAAGATATTCTATAAAAATTGGGGTAAGGGTTAATAAAATTACTTTTAGAGATATGAGGTCAAAATGGGGAAGTTGTAATAAGAAAGGAAATATCAATTTTAACTTAAAGTTAAAGTACCTGCCCTATACCCTTATAAAAT is part of the bacterium genome and harbors:
- a CDS encoding M48 family metallopeptidase; protein product: MEVKDFIVIKRNVKYPRIELKGIPTLILPYGYYANPEEIIEKHKYWIEKKMRFIKEIEEKYSGRKICERTDDKLKEIVLRLVKRYSIKIGVRVNKITFRDMRSKWGSCNKKGNINFNLKLKYLPYTLIKYVVLHEMAHLIIPNHKKEFWNYIKNEFKNPERYEEMLYGYWFLCIKMQDWEGR